The DNA window ATGCTTTCATTGTAGTGCTTGTCGTGCTTATGCACCGTGAGGCGCTCGTTCGCCTGAGTGCCCTGTTAAAAATCATGCACGCTCGCCACAACCTACGCTTGGTGACGGCTGTTTTAGGCATACTAATTGCCCACACTGCTCAGGTTTGGGTGTTTGCTATTGCCTACTTTCTTATGCACCACGCCGATACTTGGGGCTCACTACAAGGTAACTTTAACGGCAGTTTTTTGGACTGTGTCTACTTTTCTTTCAGCACATTCACCACCGTGGGTTATGGCGACATAGAGCCCGTTGGCGCACTGCGTTTTTTGACCGGAATCGAAGGGCTCACAGGTTTGGTGCTGATTACTTGGAGTGCTTCGTTCCTGTTTATGAAGATGCAGAGGTATTGGAAGGGCAGTTAAACAAAAAAACCCCGGACAGACTCAACATCTGCCCGGGGAAGAGTCACCCGCCGGCTATGAGAAGCGGGCAACCGCCATATCTAAACTTACCAGCGCGCCGTTAAAGCGGCGCGAACGGTACGGCCCGGCTCGTTGACACGGTAAATACCTCCGTCCGAAATATTGTCTTTGCTGACATGCCGAGCCCATGTGTTATCAAACACATTATTCACCGCCCAAGTCAGACTGAGATTTTTCATTACGGGATGGGAACCCGTCAGGTTGAGCACACCGTAACCAGGAGAGGAATCCGGGTCTAAACCACCGTCTTCTTCCAGGTAAACCCGGTCTTGCCGGCGGGCCAACTCCCACTCAACTTCCAAGACATGGCCCTGGCGAGTCCAAGCCACTGTCTGATTAAACTGAATCGGTGGAATGCGGGATAGCGCTTGATCTTCATCCCGGTTTTCTCCACGAACCGAAGCAAAGCGACTGTTCGTACTCCACGTCCCGTTACTCCAACCGAGCACGCCCTCTACACCGAGCAAGCGGGCATCCACGTTGTAATAACGGTTTTCAGAGCGCAGTACGTAATCATCAACCTGATCAACCCAAATCGACGGACGCCAATGCCAATTTCCGGACCGCCCGGAAAGCGTTACATCGAGTTTGTTATGTTTTTCCACATCCAGACCTGGATTACCGACCCATGAGCCAGACATGGTTTTCCGAGCCACATAACGCTCGTTAACACCGGGCGAGCGTGCGCTGTGACTGGCGGTAACTTCAAGAGCCTGCTGCGGTGAAAAACGCCATTCACCCGTCACAAAACCGCTGACATTGTCATCGTTAGCGGCGACTGTCTTTGCACCATACTCATTGGCATACAACTCAGCCGGTGCGAATGACATCATTCCGCCCGCCATAGGTGTGAAACGTTGCTCCGCGCGGGTAGCGTCCATTTCTATGCGATCATAACGAATACCGGCCCCCAAACGCGCATTTGCACGAATCTGGTGAAAGCCTTCCACAAAAACACCCACCCGCTCTCGCTCTACGCCAGGCCACATAAGGGAAGCCTCATTATCGAGCCTCATACCATTGAACATAGTGGCATCCCAGTCATTACGTTCGACATCGATACCCACAGCAAAATCTTTGGTGTAATTAATGGTTTGGTCCAGTACCAGCCGGGCGCCTTGGGTGCGGGTTTTCGAGTTGGTCTGCATTTTCATCATTGACTGCCGCAGACTGAAGTTATCCATCACGTGATCGACATCAGCTTGCCAAACCATCAAATTCCAGCTGCCACCTGAAACGGGAGCACCCATTTCCATGCGATAAAGATCAGTATCCGTTATCGGCGCGTCCATGCCCCGGCCGGGAAAACTGACATCTCGCTCTTCCTGCCGGCTAGCCATGCCTTTGATAAAGAAACCGTTCTCCGCGGTCCATGTCGCATCTATGCGGCCTTCAGAGTTTTCATAGGAACTGCGAACGTCTTTGCCGTCGCCGTCTTCGTAATCACCGGATTCATCGTATCCACCGGCCAAACGGAGAAAAGTCTCTTTATGACCCACCGCCACACTGCCGTTCACCAACTTTCCTTCACCGTTATCAGCACCACCGATGGTTAAATGCCCGGCAGTTACATTGTCATCCGCAAATACTGGCACTGCCGTGGTCGCCACTATCTGGCCACCGGCAATCGGGCCCCATCGCAGGGTGCGGTTGCCGGTACGTACCTCCAGCGTCGGCGCTAACGCCACGCTGAGCCGGTTGGTCGCCGGGTCCATACGGCTTGGACATGCGCCTTCTACGCGCATGCCATCCAACAGGACATCTACGCGGTCTTCATTCTGGCCCCGAACGACCGGGTCCAGACCTCGCCCCCCCATGCGAGATAGCGACACGGAAGCATCGGACGACAATCGCGCCACTGGCTCAGATTGAATTGCAGCAGCAGAAAGGCGAGCAGCTTCTGCCGACTGACCTTCGGTTACCCGAATCAACACAGCTGCATCTGCACTAACTTGTGCCAGAGCCGGGAAAGCCAACGTGCAACCAGCCACAACATAGCCAATAGAACATGGCAGGAGATTTTTCAGCATTCAAAAGAATCCTTTTAGGAGTAATCATCAAAACGTTGCGAGGATGATAAAAATCATAAAGGACCCTAAGCGGCCTGACTTGAGACACGATGCCGCACCTCTTTTTAGGTACCTATTAATGAGGGAAGCGCCAAGAATTGACCA is part of the Marinobacter sp. JH2 genome and encodes:
- a CDS encoding potassium channel family protein, with the protein product MHREALVRLSALLKIMHARHNLRLVTAVLGILIAHTAQVWVFAIAYFLMHHADTWGSLQGNFNGSFLDCVYFSFSTFTTVGYGDIEPVGALRFLTGIEGLTGLVLITWSASFLFMKMQRYWKGS
- a CDS encoding TonB-dependent receptor gives rise to the protein MLKNLLPCSIGYVVAGCTLAFPALAQVSADAAVLIRVTEGQSAEAARLSAAAIQSEPVARLSSDASVSLSRMGGRGLDPVVRGQNEDRVDVLLDGMRVEGACPSRMDPATNRLSVALAPTLEVRTGNRTLRWGPIAGGQIVATTAVPVFADDNVTAGHLTIGGADNGEGKLVNGSVAVGHKETFLRLAGGYDESGDYEDGDGKDVRSSYENSEGRIDATWTAENGFFIKGMASRQEERDVSFPGRGMDAPITDTDLYRMEMGAPVSGGSWNLMVWQADVDHVMDNFSLRQSMMKMQTNSKTRTQGARLVLDQTINYTKDFAVGIDVERNDWDATMFNGMRLDNEASLMWPGVERERVGVFVEGFHQIRANARLGAGIRYDRIEMDATRAEQRFTPMAGGMMSFAPAELYANEYGAKTVAANDDNVSGFVTGEWRFSPQQALEVTASHSARSPGVNERYVARKTMSGSWVGNPGLDVEKHNKLDVTLSGRSGNWHWRPSIWVDQVDDYVLRSENRYYNVDARLLGVEGVLGWSNGTWSTNSRFASVRGENRDEDQALSRIPPIQFNQTVAWTRQGHVLEVEWELARRQDRVYLEEDGGLDPDSSPGYGVLNLTGSHPVMKNLSLTWAVNNVFDNTWARHVSKDNISDGGIYRVNEPGRTVRAALTARW